From the Methanoculleus caldifontis genome, the window GCGGGCGCCGGGACCCTGTCGGCCGAAGACCTCGGCGTCTACCTCCAGAAGCGCCGCTCCGTGCGCCGCTACACGGGCGAGCCCGTCCCGCAGGAGACGATCCTCGCGGTCCTCGATATCGTCCGGTACGCGCCGTCGGGAGGGAACGGGCAGCCGGTAGAATGGCTCGTCGTCCACGACCCGGAGAAGGTCAGGAAGGTCGCCGCCCTGACGGTCGGCTGGATGAAGACCCTTGTGGGGAGCAGCCACCCGATGAGCGGTTACGTGCCGGGGCTCATCCGTGCATGGGAGGCGGGGCACGACGTCGTCTGCCGCGGCGCCCCGCACCTCCTCGTCGCCCATATCCCGGAGGGAAACCCGGTCGCGTCCACGGACGCGATCATCGCTCTCGCGCACTTCGATATCGCCGCCCCGGCGTTCGGCATCGGCACCTGCTGGGCGGGGTTCGTCGCGATGGCGGCCGCGTCCTACGAGCCGCTCCAGCGGGAACTCGGCATCCCCGCCGGGCGTAAGAGCGCCTACGCGATGCTCTTTGGGAATCCACAGTATGCGGTTCATGGCATCCCCCGCCGAAAACCCCTGCAGGTGGCGTGGCGGTAAGGAGCGTGGATGAATATGGATATATTCGACGCTATCCACCGGCGGCGTGCGGTTCGCCGGTATCTTCCCCGGCCGGTCGCGAGAGAGGATATCTACCGTATCCTCGACGCCGCGAATTGGGCTCCCTCGGCCATGAACCTCCAGCAGTGGGAGTTCCTGGTGGTGACGGGGAAGAAGATCCGTGAAATGGGAGAGAGCTTCCACGCGATCGTCGGAGGATATGCACGGGAAGGCGCCTCCCCGCCCGGCGGCGAGGAGTTCCTCCGGTTTGCCCGGACCTACGGGGGTGCACCGGCGGTGATCGTCGTCCTGACCGATGCGGCCGACGCCCCGAACATGCAGAGGGCGAACCTCGAGAGCGCGAGCGCCGCGATGGAGAACCTGCTCCTCGCCGCGACCGCGCTCGGCCTCGGCACCTGCTGGATGACCGGGCCGCTCCAGGACGAGCGGTCGCTGCGCACTATCCTCGATATCCCCGCTGAAAAGGAGATCGTGGCCGTCACGC encodes:
- a CDS encoding nitroreductase family protein, encoding METILVDPDLCTRCGICSTVCPSSIIDSAGEDTLPGVPGEKAGMCIACGHCEAFCPAQALLLNVRPEERKSVPAGAGTLSAEDLGVYLQKRRSVRRYTGEPVPQETILAVLDIVRYAPSGGNGQPVEWLVVHDPEKVRKVAALTVGWMKTLVGSSHPMSGYVPGLIRAWEAGHDVVCRGAPHLLVAHIPEGNPVASTDAIIALAHFDIAAPAFGIGTCWAGFVAMAAASYEPLQRELGIPAGRKSAYAMLFGNPQYAVHGIPRRKPLQVAWR
- a CDS encoding nitroreductase family protein; the encoded protein is MDIFDAIHRRRAVRRYLPRPVAREDIYRILDAANWAPSAMNLQQWEFLVVTGKKIREMGESFHAIVGGYAREGASPPGGEEFLRFARTYGGAPAVIVVLTDAADAPNMQRANLESASAAMENLLLAATALGLGTCWMTGPLQDERSLRTILDIPAEKEIVAVTPLGYPDEAPPPRPRHDPDLGRKVRWVE